From Primulina tabacum isolate GXHZ01 chromosome 2, ASM2559414v2, whole genome shotgun sequence, one genomic window encodes:
- the LOC142537760 gene encoding cysteine proteinase inhibitor 5-like gives MIKSMISFRVPTGWQAISNLTDPKVVEIGKFAVKEDNKRVNALLSFVSIVKGETQIVNGMNYRLIISATDALAVNAKSNYRVVVWDKPWKKERRLISFEKIA, from the coding sequence atgattaagagcaTGATTAGCTTCCGAGTCCCCACAGGTTGGCAGGCGATTAGTAACTTGACCGACCCAAAGGTGGTTGAGATAGGGAAGTTTGCGGTGAAAGAGGATAACAAGCGGGTCAATGCCTTGTTAAGCTTTGTGTCGATAGTAAAAGGAGAAACTCAAATAGTTAATGGTATGAATTACAGGCTCATCATCTCCGCCACGGATGCCCTCGCCGTGAATGCCAAAAGCAATTACCGGGTGGTTGTTTGGGACAAGCCTTGGAAGAAAGAGAGGCGGCTCATTTCATTTGAGAAGATTGCTTAA